A genomic stretch from Bacilli bacterium PM5-9 includes:
- a CDS encoding large subunit ribosomal protein L28 (product_source=KO:K02902; cath_funfam=2.30.170.40; cog=COG0227; ko=KO:K02902; pfam=PF00830; superfamily=143800; tigrfam=TIGR00009): MAKVCQLSGKKALSGNKRSHALNASKRKWNVNLQKATVMVDGKPTKVVASARAIRSLRKANV, encoded by the coding sequence ATGGCTAAAGTTTGTCAATTAAGCGGAAAAAAAGCTTTGTCTGGAAATAAAAGATCACATGCATTAAATGCAAGCAAAAGAAAATGGAATGTAAATCTACAAAAAGCAACTGTAATGGTAGATGGAAAACCAACAAAAGTTGTTGCAAGTGCACGTGCTATTAGATCATTAAGAAAAGCAAACGTTTAA
- a CDS encoding putative ATPase (product_source=KO:K07478; cath_funfam=1.10.3710.10,1.10.8.60,1.20.272.10,3.40.50.300; cog=COG2256; ko=KO:K07478; pfam=PF00004,PF12002,PF16193; smart=SM00382; superfamily=48019,52540): protein MEKNSMLANTIRPTNLDDVIGQEHLVGKNGVIRKMVDKQKILSMILYGNAGCGKTTIARIITSLLDCDYLEINATNSNKKDLENAIARARLSSSFILIIDEIHRMNKDKQDILLPHIESGLITLIGLTNSNPYHSINSAIRSRVILLEVKKISEDDLKTFLKRVIKETSLKNYKDSDKVISHIIKISNQDVRYAINQLELLDLTYEKGMSLDDLFSYLSSNVSIDKNDNHYYDVISSLQKSIRGSDVNAALFYLAILILSEDLDIIERRLSIIAYEDVGLANPMVVDRVHNALRTARMVGFPEARIPLAFCVVDLALSSKSNKAYEALNAAIECAKESNYNFNEYMQATPMDHKQKELYWKIPYENKHLIQYLPNEVKEKKFYHPNRKSSYEKHLALLNDYLNEISRSNNLEELLKKINKQKNQ from the coding sequence ATGGAAAAAAATAGTATGTTAGCAAATACAATTAGACCAACAAACTTAGATGATGTTATTGGTCAAGAGCATCTTGTTGGGAAAAATGGTGTTATTAGAAAAATGGTTGATAAACAAAAGATATTATCGATGATTTTATATGGTAATGCTGGATGTGGAAAAACGACTATCGCTAGAATTATTACTAGTTTATTAGATTGTGATTATTTAGAGATAAATGCAACAAATTCTAATAAAAAAGATTTAGAAAATGCAATAGCACGAGCGAGATTAAGTTCATCGTTTATTTTAATTATTGATGAAATACATCGAATGAATAAAGATAAACAGGATATTTTATTACCACATATTGAAAGTGGTTTAATAACTTTAATTGGTTTAACTAATTCTAATCCATATCATTCAATCAATAGTGCTATTAGATCAAGGGTAATTTTATTAGAAGTTAAGAAAATTAGTGAAGATGATTTAAAAACTTTTTTAAAAAGAGTTATTAAAGAAACTAGTTTAAAAAATTATAAAGATTCTGATAAAGTTATTAGTCATATTATTAAAATATCTAATCAAGATGTTAGATATGCAATTAACCAATTAGAGTTACTTGATTTAACATATGAAAAAGGTATGAGCCTTGATGATTTATTTTCATATTTATCAAGTAATGTTAGCATTGATAAAAACGATAATCATTATTATGATGTTATCTCATCATTACAAAAAAGTATAAGGGGTAGTGATGTTAATGCTGCACTGTTTTATTTAGCAATTCTTATTTTGAGTGAAGACTTAGATATTATAGAAAGAAGACTTAGTATTATAGCCTATGAAGATGTTGGTCTTGCTAATCCTATGGTTGTTGATCGTGTTCATAATGCTTTAAGAACAGCACGAATGGTTGGCTTTCCTGAAGCTAGGATACCATTAGCATTTTGTGTTGTTGATTTAGCATTAAGTTCAAAATCTAATAAAGCATATGAAGCATTAAATGCTGCAATCGAATGTGCAAAAGAAAGCAATTATAATTTTAATGAGTATATGCAAGCTACTCCTATGGATCATAAGCAAAAAGAGCTATATTGGAAAATACCATATGAAAACAAACATTTAATTCAGTATTTACCAAATGAAGTAAAAGAAAAGAAATTTTATCATCCTAATAGAAAATCTTCGTATGAGAAACACTTAGCTTTATTAAATGATTATTTAAATGAAATTTCAAGGTCAAATAATTTAGAAGAATTATTAAAAAAAATAAACAAACAAAAAAATCAATAG
- a CDS encoding uncharacterized membrane-anchored protein YitT (DUF2179 family) (product_source=COG1284; cog=COG1284; pfam=PF02588,PF10035; superfamily=56024; transmembrane_helix_parts=Inside_1_6,TMhelix_7_26,Outside_27_45,TMhelix_46_68,Inside_69_72,TMhelix_73_95,Outside_96_99,TMhelix_100_122,Inside_123_138,TMhelix_139_161,Outside_162_165,TMhelix_166_188,Inside_189_278), with the protein MKLVKQIVGVPLGVFFIVLAINTMFAPHQVAAGGVGGIAIIMQKLASINLATTALTINSILLVIGLFILGKEFFIKTAYGTLVMPMLIKVIPEVALTNDILLSVLFGSLLTAIGVNILYYLNASSGGTTIPPLLMKKFFGLNQSLGLLITDAVVVIASLFVFGIEQFMYSALVIMLTSIIMEYLTSGLTRKKAVYIISDKHEEISNDIINIVGRGATKLIAQGAYTNEKKYVLMVVLNDRDFNRLQQIIEMHDKKAFVIVHNVSKVIGQGFSYRSVVQ; encoded by the coding sequence ATGAAACTAGTAAAACAAATTGTTGGTGTTCCATTAGGTGTTTTTTTCATTGTTTTAGCAATCAATACTATGTTTGCACCTCATCAAGTAGCAGCTGGTGGAGTTGGTGGAATTGCCATTATAATGCAAAAGTTAGCTTCAATAAATCTTGCGACAACAGCACTTACTATTAATAGTATTTTATTAGTGATTGGTTTATTTATTTTAGGAAAAGAATTTTTTATAAAAACAGCGTATGGTACTCTTGTTATGCCTATGCTTATAAAGGTAATTCCGGAAGTAGCTTTAACAAATGATATTTTGTTATCAGTGTTATTTGGTAGTTTATTAACAGCTATAGGAGTTAATATCTTATATTACTTAAATGCTTCAAGCGGGGGTACAACAATACCACCACTATTAATGAAAAAGTTTTTTGGTTTAAACCAATCTTTAGGTTTATTAATAACTGATGCAGTTGTTGTTATTGCTTCACTATTTGTTTTTGGTATCGAACAATTTATGTATTCTGCTTTAGTAATCATGCTTACTTCAATTATTATGGAATATTTAACAAGTGGTTTAACAAGAAAAAAAGCTGTATATATTATTAGTGATAAACACGAAGAAATTTCTAATGATATTATTAATATTGTTGGTCGTGGAGCAACTAAATTAATAGCTCAAGGAGCATATACAAATGAAAAAAAATATGTTTTAATGGTGGTATTAAATGATCGAGATTTTAATAGATTACAACAAATCATTGAGATGCATGATAAAAAAGCATTTGTTATAGTTCATAATGTATCAAAAGTTATCGGTCAAGGTTTTAGTTATCGTTCGGTGGTGCAATAA
- a CDS encoding hypothetical protein (product_source=Hypo-rule applied; transmembrane_helix_parts=Inside_1_38,TMhelix_39_61,Outside_62_191), protein MASNRNNPYAKRRQKVKKPADPKANPFKTELKDDRNKKLVLIVVGIIIVVMVGTLILPYMSGEGNKNYKLPNSVLVADENTEGITYSAQSILLGETFNRVDKEYFVLFGTSENVNELASKITREAYYFVDSSKVQNISLTKNVSSGKKLPQNPNEIKIKKDVALIKIKNGKAIKFINSKADVTAYINKLNK, encoded by the coding sequence ATGGCTAGTAATAGAAATAACCCATATGCTAAAAGAAGACAAAAAGTTAAAAAACCAGCTGATCCTAAAGCAAATCCTTTTAAAACTGAGTTAAAAGATGATCGAAACAAAAAGCTAGTTTTGATTGTTGTTGGAATAATTATTGTGGTAATGGTTGGTACATTAATTTTGCCATATATGAGTGGTGAAGGAAATAAAAACTATAAGTTACCTAATAGTGTTTTAGTTGCAGATGAAAACACAGAAGGAATAACTTATTCTGCTCAAAGCATTTTATTGGGTGAAACATTTAATCGTGTTGATAAAGAATATTTCGTTTTATTTGGTACAAGTGAAAATGTTAATGAATTAGCAAGTAAAATTACTAGAGAGGCATATTATTTTGTTGATAGTAGTAAAGTTCAAAATATATCATTAACTAAGAATGTTTCTAGTGGTAAAAAACTACCTCAGAATCCAAATGAAATAAAAATCAAAAAAGATGTTGCTTTAATAAAAATTAAAAATGGTAAAGCAATTAAATTTATTAATAGTAAAGCGGATGTAACTGCTTATATTAATAAGTTAAATAAATAG